From a single Planococcus shenhongbingii genomic region:
- a CDS encoding CcdC family protein translates to MFEILETIPSWLMLSVTTVGALGMGIMAMVVRTKSAKKPASAKKIILPPLFMSTGALMFVFPFFRVAPMQILEALAVGMLFSTVLIWTSKFEIRDGDIYLKQSKAFVFILLGLLLIRLIGKVVLSSTIDIGELGGMFWILAFGMIVPWRLAMFLQYKKLQEKIESAVPH, encoded by the coding sequence ATGTTTGAAATATTGGAGACGATTCCTTCTTGGCTAATGCTTTCGGTGACAACTGTCGGAGCGCTCGGTATGGGGATTATGGCTATGGTGGTACGGACCAAATCCGCTAAAAAACCAGCCTCAGCGAAAAAAATCATTTTGCCGCCTTTGTTTATGTCTACCGGTGCTTTGATGTTCGTTTTTCCGTTTTTCCGCGTCGCACCCATGCAAATTCTGGAAGCTTTAGCAGTCGGCATGTTGTTTTCGACGGTGCTGATCTGGACATCGAAATTCGAAATCCGGGACGGGGACATCTACTTGAAGCAATCGAAAGCATTTGTCTTTATCCTGCTTGGGTTATTGCTGATCCGCCTGATTGGAAAAGTCGTTTTGAGTTCAACGATTGACATCGGCGAACTGGGCGGCATGTTCTGGATCCTTGCCTTCGGAATGATTGTTCCGTGGCGCTTGGCGATGTTCCTGCAATACAAAAAGCTTCAAGAAAAAATAGAAAGCGCAGTTCCTCATTAA
- a CDS encoding DUF2621 family protein has product MALEGWFLWFILFWVVVLVGLFAIGGFFMFRKFLKSMPKKDGLSDLNWEEYYVDKTIHLWGTEEKAMLNELVQPVPDLFRPVAKQKIAGKIGQILLEEKAKKMKLEHIIRGYIEATPKRDHKFLRKKLAEMQIDVNPYEQYFEK; this is encoded by the coding sequence GTGGCACTTGAAGGCTGGTTTTTATGGTTTATCCTGTTTTGGGTCGTAGTCTTAGTTGGCTTGTTTGCAATAGGCGGCTTTTTCATGTTCCGGAAATTTCTCAAGTCGATGCCAAAAAAAGACGGATTGTCTGATTTGAACTGGGAAGAATACTATGTAGATAAAACCATCCATTTATGGGGAACAGAAGAAAAAGCGATGCTGAATGAATTGGTGCAGCCGGTTCCGGATTTGTTCCGTCCCGTCGCCAAGCAAAAAATCGCCGGGAAAATTGGCCAGATTTTATTGGAAGAAAAAGCGAAGAAGATGAAGCTTGAACACATCATTCGAGGGTATATCGAGGCAACTCCAAAACGTGACCATAAATTTCTGCGCAAAAAACTGGCGGAAATGCAGATTGACGTCAATCCTTACGAGCAATATTTCGAGAAATAA
- a CDS encoding DUF1659 domain-containing protein, translated as MAASEFKNANIRCTFDNGLDDKGKTKKKVKAYHNVRETAAADGIYAVAIVLSDFGTKELLFLEKQSGLNIYA; from the coding sequence ATGGCAGCAAGCGAATTCAAGAACGCGAACATCCGGTGCACGTTTGACAACGGGCTGGATGACAAAGGCAAGACGAAGAAAAAAGTAAAAGCGTATCACAATGTAAGGGAAACAGCTGCAGCAGACGGCATCTATGCGGTGGCAATCGTTTTATCGGATTTTGGAACCAAGGAATTATTGTTCCTTGAAAAGCAATCCGGGTTGAACATCTACGCATAA
- a CDS encoding DUF2922 domain-containing protein → MAKTLELVFETTAGKEVTLSVEEPRENLTPLELQTGMQTIITHNIFEVEGSAFATAKAARIVERNVVDYQV, encoded by the coding sequence ATGGCAAAAACATTGGAACTGGTCTTTGAAACGACGGCGGGAAAAGAAGTGACCTTGTCGGTTGAAGAACCGCGCGAAAACCTCACACCGCTGGAATTGCAGACGGGCATGCAGACCATCATCACGCACAATATCTTTGAAGTGGAAGGATCAGCATTTGCCACAGCGAAAGCCGCGCGCATTGTGGAGCGCAATGTAGTGGATTACCAAGTGTAA
- a CDS encoding YvrJ family protein → MDEWMRLIQEVGFPIFVSFYLMHRVEAKLVAIHDALITLKIS, encoded by the coding sequence ATGGATGAGTGGATGCGCTTGATCCAGGAAGTGGGCTTCCCGATCTTTGTGTCATTTTACTTGATGCACCGGGTGGAAGCGAAGCTTGTGGCAATACACGACGCATTGATCACCTTAAAGATTTCCTGA
- a CDS encoding SCO family protein, with protein sequence MRYMKAAFLMGLILLLSACGSEQIDDFSYTDHRGETVSLESLKGTPWLATFVFTNCETVCPPMTFNMAGIQEELVKQGIEDYKIIAFSVDPKEDTPEKMEQYLKNFSVPDESKWHLLTGYSQQEISDFAVDNFKTLVKDDPNSNQVIHGTSFYLMDKEGAIANNYDGFTDVPVEEITKDLKALIEK encoded by the coding sequence ATGAGATACATGAAAGCCGCCTTCCTCATGGGACTGATTTTACTTCTTTCAGCTTGCGGCAGCGAACAAATCGACGACTTTTCATACACTGATCATAGAGGAGAGACCGTTTCTCTTGAAAGCTTAAAAGGCACGCCTTGGCTCGCCACTTTTGTCTTTACGAATTGCGAAACTGTATGTCCACCGATGACGTTCAATATGGCCGGCATCCAGGAAGAATTGGTGAAGCAAGGCATCGAGGATTACAAAATCATCGCTTTCAGCGTTGATCCGAAGGAAGACACACCGGAGAAAATGGAACAGTATCTCAAGAACTTTTCCGTTCCGGATGAATCGAAATGGCATTTGCTGACTGGATACAGCCAGCAGGAAATCTCGGATTTTGCCGTAGATAATTTCAAAACTTTAGTCAAAGACGATCCGAACAGCAATCAAGTGATCCATGGAACTTCGTTTTATTTGATGGATAAAGAAGGTGCCATCGCCAATAACTACGATGGTTTTACCGATGTGCCAGTAGAAGAAATCACCAAAGATCTGAAGGCATTAATAGAAAAATAA
- the mscL gene encoding large conductance mechanosensitive channel protein MscL: MWEDFKKFALKGNVLDLAIAVVIGTAFGKIVTSLVEDIIMPAVGILLGGFSVEDWTYSFQGAELRYGVFAQSVIDFFIIAFSIFLVIRVFTKIKRNKDVPAEEELPVLDKKEELLVEIRDLLAKEKIGQ, translated from the coding sequence ATGTGGGAAGATTTTAAGAAATTCGCTTTAAAGGGGAATGTGTTGGACTTGGCCATTGCGGTGGTGATCGGGACAGCATTCGGGAAAATTGTCACTTCCCTTGTGGAAGACATCATCATGCCGGCTGTCGGGATTTTGCTGGGCGGTTTCAGTGTGGAGGATTGGACCTATAGTTTCCAAGGGGCGGAATTGCGGTATGGCGTGTTTGCCCAATCGGTCATCGATTTTTTCATCATCGCTTTTTCCATCTTTTTAGTGATACGCGTGTTTACGAAAATAAAACGCAATAAAGATGTGCCTGCTGAAGAAGAGCTTCCGGTTTTGGATAAAAAAGAAGAGTTGCTTGTCGAAATCCGTGATTTGTTGGCAAAAGAAAAAATCGGTCAATGA
- a CDS encoding lytic transglycosylase domain-containing protein, with protein sequence MKKKKKSKRLNRLKIWFLIVLFPAAVVLTTLFIVVFYLFNPITVVNTLKETPQQLFEIEFPEENIPLYQEAANEYGIPWTLLAAHHRIETKFSTMDPLLSPVGAEGHLQFMPCTFVGWTHPTCSGKGQGQIPESEKTDPEVIAKYGGYGVDGNGDGVADPFNLSDALYSAANYLSKNGAADGDLERAIFQYNHSDKYVEDILHYYHLYEEQFQGQ encoded by the coding sequence ATGAAGAAAAAGAAAAAAAGCAAACGGCTCAACCGTTTGAAAATATGGTTTTTGATTGTATTGTTTCCCGCTGCAGTAGTGCTGACCACGCTTTTCATCGTGGTGTTTTATTTGTTCAACCCCATTACAGTAGTGAATACGTTAAAAGAAACGCCGCAACAATTATTTGAAATTGAATTTCCTGAAGAAAATATTCCGCTTTATCAGGAAGCTGCAAATGAATACGGCATCCCGTGGACCTTGCTTGCAGCGCATCACCGCATTGAAACGAAGTTTTCGACGATGGATCCGCTGCTGTCGCCGGTAGGGGCAGAAGGGCATCTTCAATTTATGCCTTGCACGTTTGTCGGCTGGACTCATCCGACCTGCTCAGGAAAAGGGCAGGGACAAATTCCGGAAAGCGAGAAAACAGACCCGGAAGTCATTGCCAAATACGGAGGATACGGAGTGGACGGAAATGGCGACGGCGTCGCAGATCCCTTTAATCTCTCTGACGCCTTGTACAGCGCCGCCAATTATTTGTCAAAGAACGGGGCAGCAGACGGGGATCTCGAAAGAGCGATTTTTCAGTATAACCACAGCGACAAATACGTGGAAGACATTTTGCATTATTACCATCTTTATGAAGAGCAGTTTCAAGGACAATAA
- a CDS encoding GlsB/YeaQ/YmgE family stress response membrane protein, with protein MSFILFLIMGGIIGWLAGLILGKDIPGGIIGNIIAGIIGAWLGSLLLGDWGPSIWGVYLIPALIGALVLVFILSLILGSMRKGRTRRT; from the coding sequence ATGAGTTTCATTTTATTCTTGATTATGGGTGGTATCATCGGCTGGCTCGCAGGTCTAATTCTTGGTAAAGACATTCCTGGCGGCATTATTGGTAACATTATCGCAGGTATCATTGGCGCGTGGCTAGGCAGCTTGCTGCTTGGCGACTGGGGTCCATCAATTTGGGGCGTATACTTAATCCCAGCATTGATCGGTGCTTTAGTACTAGTGTTTATTTTAAGCCTTATTCTTGGATCTATGCGTAAAGGCAGAACAAGAAGAACTTAA
- a CDS encoding cysteine hydrolase family protein — MKKALLVVDYTVDFVANDGALTCGEPGQAIEEKICSLTEEFVQNKEFVVMPVDLHEMDNSFHPEAQLFPPHNIRGMAGRNLYGRLADVYSANEGSIVWLDKTRYSAFAGTNLEILLRERDIEEVHIAGVCTDICVLHTAVDAYNKGFKIVVYQDAVASFDPAGHDWALRHFKNTLGATVK, encoded by the coding sequence ATGAAAAAGGCATTATTGGTAGTGGATTACACGGTGGATTTTGTGGCAAACGATGGCGCGTTGACGTGCGGAGAGCCCGGACAGGCCATTGAAGAAAAAATCTGTTCATTGACCGAGGAATTTGTTCAAAACAAAGAATTTGTGGTGATGCCGGTCGACTTGCATGAAATGGACAACAGCTTTCATCCGGAAGCGCAACTGTTCCCTCCCCACAATATCAGAGGCATGGCGGGAAGAAATTTATACGGCCGTTTGGCGGATGTCTATAGCGCCAATGAAGGCAGCATCGTCTGGTTGGATAAAACCCGATACAGTGCGTTTGCCGGCACCAATCTGGAGATTCTGCTGCGTGAACGGGACATAGAAGAAGTGCATATTGCCGGGGTTTGCACGGATATTTGTGTGCTTCACACAGCGGTCGACGCCTACAACAAAGGCTTTAAAATTGTCGTCTACCAAGACGCTGTCGCAAGCTTCGACCCGGCTGGCCATGACTGGGCATTGCGCCATTTCAAAAACACCTTGGGAGCCACTGTAAAATAA
- a CDS encoding site-specific integrase produces the protein MPYGYEKYRLKNGISPNTVVHEVQLIRSLFAFLRKTYKKQVEPHEIRPSDIQKFLQEEYATGIKDSTLNRKLIYIRQWFDYMWRIGKIPVDFMPKFKFNQKLDLTPSDIHVDYEDLLAKKMSVLESDQLSLNAKILFLLYMRGLRLRDMAAIEVEDFADHGDVLELTVEKKDGYAVHIEFTGKEIQVMLEGIERAVFRNTPYLLSSKVKDEYTMFKMGSLSDYTDSLSAFLGTPIRSGDIRFAYVHHLYAVEHKNVEEIQQIMGVSLDSASRMLKDSLTRLKRH, from the coding sequence ATGCCTTATGGTTATGAAAAGTATCGATTAAAAAATGGCATCAGCCCGAATACGGTTGTCCATGAAGTGCAATTGATCCGTTCACTCTTCGCATTCTTGCGGAAAACGTATAAAAAACAAGTGGAACCCCATGAAATCCGGCCCAGCGATATCCAGAAATTCCTGCAGGAGGAATATGCGACGGGCATTAAAGACAGCACGTTAAACCGTAAATTGATCTACATTCGCCAATGGTTTGATTATATGTGGCGGATCGGCAAGATTCCGGTCGATTTTATGCCGAAGTTCAAATTCAATCAAAAATTGGACTTGACTCCGTCGGACATCCATGTGGACTATGAAGATCTGCTGGCTAAAAAGATGTCAGTCCTGGAATCTGATCAATTATCGTTGAACGCAAAAATTCTTTTTCTGTTGTATATGCGGGGACTCAGGCTGCGGGATATGGCAGCCATTGAGGTGGAGGATTTCGCGGATCACGGCGACGTGCTGGAACTGACCGTCGAAAAGAAAGATGGCTATGCTGTCCATATCGAATTCACGGGGAAGGAAATTCAAGTGATGCTCGAAGGCATTGAACGGGCGGTTTTCCGCAATACCCCTTACCTGCTTTCTTCAAAAGTGAAAGATGAATATACGATGTTCAAAATGGGGTCGCTTTCTGATTACACCGATTCGTTATCGGCTTTTCTTGGCACGCCGATCCGCTCGGGAGACATCCGTTTCGCTTATGTTCATCATCTGTATGCAGTGGAACATAAAAACGTGGAAGAGATTCAGCAAATCATGGGCGTTTCGCTCGATTCCGCTTCCCGTATGCTGAAAGATTCCTTGACGCGCCTAAAGCGCCATTAA
- a CDS encoding DinB family protein, whose translation MFKDENAKIRNAVLKAVEGVNDETLNRKPSADEWSPMQILDHLQLMETMIARSLAKQLASGKYEKAVKKPIQLTVSRVVKVDAPHHVVPSAEFIPLEDMKKRLEASRALLHKVYDGAAAEALEGKSMPHPVFGKVPLIQWFPFIGLHEKRHLKQLKKTLEKLETAKVE comes from the coding sequence ATGTTCAAAGACGAAAACGCAAAAATCAGAAACGCTGTACTGAAAGCCGTGGAAGGGGTGAATGATGAAACGCTCAATAGGAAACCCTCTGCAGATGAGTGGTCACCAATGCAGATCCTCGATCATCTCCAGCTGATGGAAACCATGATTGCCAGAAGTCTTGCCAAACAATTGGCTAGCGGAAAATATGAAAAGGCAGTCAAGAAGCCGATTCAATTGACCGTTAGCCGCGTAGTGAAAGTGGATGCGCCGCATCATGTCGTGCCCTCTGCTGAATTTATTCCACTTGAAGATATGAAGAAGCGGCTGGAAGCTTCACGGGCTTTGCTTCACAAAGTTTATGACGGAGCGGCAGCAGAAGCATTAGAAGGAAAATCGATGCCCCATCCCGTTTTTGGCAAAGTGCCTCTGATTCAATGGTTTCCATTTATCGGCCTTCACGAAAAAAGGCATTTGAAACAGCTGAAAAAGACATTGGAAAAACTGGAAACTGCAAAGGTTGAGTGA
- the acnA gene encoding aconitate hydratase AcnA — protein sequence MAKSSLHNSRTSFELNGKTYNYYRLAALEEAGIAKVSRLPYSIKVLLESVLRQHDGYVIKDEHVEELAKWGKNANKDAEVPFKPSRVILQDFTGVPVVVDLASLRSAMSELGGDPNKINPDVPVDLVVDHSVQVDSYGSNESLKINTKLEFERNAERYQFLNWAQKAYDNYRAVPPETGIVHQVNLEYLASVVHAIANEDGTFEAYPDTLVGTDSHTTMINGLGVLGWGVGGIEAEAGMLGQPSFFPIPEVIGVRLTNALPNGATATDLALKITQVLRQKGVVGKFVEFYGAGVTTLPLADRSTIANMAPEYGATCGFFPVDEEALDYLRLTGREDDHIEIVKAYLQANDMFFDADKDPIYTDTIELDLSTIEPNLSGPKRPQDLIPLSEMKTEFNKAVTAPEGPHGFALSEEEINKTATVNFKDGSTAVMKTGAIGIAAITSCTNTSNPYVMLGAGLVAKKAAEKGLMPPAYVKTSLAPGSKVVTGYLQQSGLLEYLEQIRFNLVGYGCTTCIGNSGPMLPEIEDAILDNDLLVTSVLSGNRNFEGRIHPLVKANYLASPPLVVAYALAGTVDIDLQNDPIGQDKEGNNVYLSDIWPTTEEVNEVVKSTVTPELFRKEYARVFDENQTWNAIETNDDSLYAFDEESTYIQNPPFFQGLSVEPQPIQSLDNLRVVAKFADSITTDHISPAGAIGKDTPAGKYLREKGVEPRNFNSYGSRRGNHEVMMRGTFANIRIRNQVAPGTTGGFTTYWPTGEILPIYDAAMKYQDRGTGLVVLAGKDYGMGSSRDWAAKGTFLLGIKTVIAESYERIHRSNLVMMGVLPLQFVNGQNADSLGLTGRETISVNLTDDVKPRDVLTVTATAEDGKVTEFNALVRFDSEVEVDYYRHGGILQMVLRKKLVEA from the coding sequence ATGGCAAAAAGCAGTTTGCACAACAGCCGTACTTCTTTTGAGCTAAACGGCAAAACGTATAATTATTATCGTTTAGCAGCATTAGAAGAAGCAGGAATCGCGAAAGTATCACGACTTCCTTACTCGATTAAAGTACTATTGGAATCCGTATTGCGTCAGCACGACGGATACGTCATCAAAGACGAACACGTTGAAGAATTAGCAAAATGGGGCAAAAATGCCAACAAAGATGCGGAAGTTCCATTCAAGCCGTCACGCGTTATCCTTCAGGATTTCACGGGTGTACCGGTAGTCGTTGACTTGGCATCCCTTCGTTCAGCAATGTCTGAGCTTGGCGGAGATCCAAATAAGATCAATCCGGATGTTCCGGTTGACCTGGTTGTTGACCACTCGGTCCAAGTAGACAGCTACGGTTCAAACGAATCTCTGAAAATCAACACGAAACTTGAATTTGAGCGCAACGCTGAGCGCTACCAGTTCCTAAACTGGGCACAAAAAGCATACGACAACTACCGTGCAGTTCCACCGGAAACGGGAATTGTGCATCAAGTAAACCTTGAGTACTTGGCAAGCGTTGTTCATGCGATCGCAAATGAAGATGGCACATTCGAAGCTTACCCGGATACACTTGTCGGTACGGATTCTCATACGACGATGATCAACGGTCTTGGTGTGCTTGGATGGGGCGTCGGCGGCATCGAAGCGGAAGCGGGCATGCTTGGACAGCCTTCATTCTTCCCAATTCCAGAAGTTATCGGCGTAAGATTGACAAACGCATTGCCAAACGGTGCTACTGCAACTGACTTGGCACTTAAAATCACTCAAGTGCTCCGCCAAAAAGGCGTTGTCGGCAAATTTGTTGAATTCTACGGAGCGGGCGTTACAACATTGCCGCTTGCAGACCGTTCAACGATCGCCAACATGGCACCTGAATACGGCGCGACTTGCGGATTCTTCCCGGTTGACGAAGAAGCGTTGGATTACCTTCGCCTGACGGGCCGTGAAGACGACCACATCGAAATCGTAAAAGCTTATTTGCAAGCGAACGACATGTTCTTTGATGCTGATAAAGATCCTATTTACACAGACACAATTGAACTTGACCTTTCTACAATCGAACCGAACTTGTCCGGTCCAAAGCGTCCGCAGGATTTGATTCCGTTGTCTGAAATGAAAACAGAATTCAACAAAGCGGTTACGGCGCCTGAAGGTCCACACGGTTTCGCGCTGAGTGAAGAAGAAATCAACAAAACAGCGACTGTCAACTTTAAAGACGGTTCAACTGCTGTCATGAAGACCGGTGCAATCGGCATCGCAGCGATCACTTCATGTACCAATACTTCCAACCCATACGTTATGCTTGGAGCTGGCCTTGTTGCGAAAAAAGCGGCTGAAAAAGGTCTAATGCCACCAGCTTACGTTAAAACTTCTTTGGCACCAGGTTCGAAAGTTGTTACTGGCTACCTGCAGCAGAGCGGACTTCTTGAATACTTGGAGCAAATCCGTTTCAACTTGGTTGGCTACGGCTGTACAACATGTATCGGTAACTCAGGCCCAATGCTTCCTGAAATCGAAGATGCGATTTTAGACAACGATTTATTGGTGACTTCTGTACTATCCGGTAACCGTAACTTTGAAGGGCGTATCCACCCGCTTGTAAAAGCTAACTACTTGGCTTCACCGCCGTTGGTTGTTGCTTATGCACTAGCAGGAACGGTTGACATCGACCTTCAAAACGATCCGATCGGACAAGACAAAGAAGGCAATAATGTCTACTTAAGCGATATCTGGCCAACAACTGAAGAAGTCAACGAAGTTGTGAAGAGCACAGTGACGCCTGAATTGTTCCGCAAAGAATATGCACGCGTGTTTGACGAAAACCAAACATGGAATGCGATTGAAACAAATGACGATTCCCTATATGCGTTCGATGAAGAATCGACGTATATTCAGAACCCGCCATTCTTCCAAGGCTTATCCGTAGAGCCGCAACCGATCCAATCTTTGGATAACTTGCGTGTCGTCGCGAAATTTGCAGATTCAATCACAACTGACCATATTTCACCAGCTGGCGCCATCGGCAAAGATACTCCAGCAGGGAAATACTTGCGCGAAAAAGGCGTAGAGCCTCGTAACTTCAACTCTTACGGATCTCGCCGAGGAAACCATGAAGTGATGATGCGCGGAACGTTCGCGAACATCCGTATCCGTAACCAAGTGGCACCAGGCACAACAGGCGGTTTCACAACTTACTGGCCGACTGGTGAAATCTTGCCGATCTACGATGCTGCCATGAAGTATCAAGACCGCGGAACCGGCCTTGTAGTTCTTGCGGGTAAAGACTACGGCATGGGCTCTTCACGTGACTGGGCTGCCAAAGGTACATTCCTGCTTGGCATCAAGACAGTTATCGCTGAAAGCTATGAGCGTATCCACCGTTCGAACCTTGTGATGATGGGTGTTCTTCCATTGCAATTCGTCAACGGACAAAACGCCGACTCACTTGGCTTGACTGGACGCGAAACCATTTCCGTGAACTTGACAGACGACGTGAAACCACGTGACGTTCTGACAGTTACAGCCACTGCTGAAGACGGAAAAGTGACAGAATTCAACGCGCTTGTGCGTTTTGACTCTGAAGTTGAAGTCGACTACTACCGCCACGGTGGTATCCTGCAAATGGTACTAAGAAAGAAATTAGTAGAAGCATAA
- a CDS encoding acyl-CoA thioesterase: MHISDKEIEIRYAETDQMGVVYHANYIIWLEIGRTKLIEDLGFTYAGMESEGYLSPVTDISIQYKAALRYGQKATVRTWVEDHGRLRTIYGYEILHEDGTIAATATSEHVVVKKESFRPVSLQKIYPEWHNKYEEIKKQAPDGIRN, encoded by the coding sequence ATGCACATAAGCGACAAAGAAATTGAGATCCGCTATGCGGAAACAGACCAAATGGGCGTGGTGTACCACGCTAATTACATTATCTGGCTGGAAATCGGCCGCACCAAATTAATCGAAGATCTGGGGTTTACCTACGCCGGAATGGAAAGTGAAGGATATCTGTCACCTGTGACCGATATTTCAATCCAGTACAAAGCGGCGCTCCGCTATGGCCAGAAAGCGACCGTCCGCACCTGGGTGGAAGACCATGGCCGTCTCCGCACCATCTATGGCTATGAAATCCTCCATGAAGATGGGACGATCGCTGCGACGGCAACTTCTGAACACGTCGTGGTCAAAAAAGAGTCGTTCCGCCCGGTTTCGCTGCAGAAAATCTACCCGGAATGGCATAATAAGTACGAAGAAATCAAAAAGCAGGCTCCAGATGGCATTCGGAATTAA
- a CDS encoding HesB/YadR/YfhF family protein, producing the protein MKIKISQDAFKWFQEEMEVTAGEAVRFYVRYGGSSQLQPGFSLGVTKDEPAEAAAAVKQDEVTYYVEQSDAWFFDGHDLHVTVNDDLQELDYSYEKESA; encoded by the coding sequence GTGAAGATCAAAATCAGTCAAGATGCATTCAAGTGGTTTCAAGAAGAAATGGAAGTCACTGCCGGAGAAGCGGTCCGTTTTTACGTTCGCTATGGCGGCTCGAGCCAGCTTCAGCCGGGGTTTTCTCTCGGCGTGACGAAAGACGAGCCTGCAGAAGCGGCTGCCGCGGTTAAACAGGATGAAGTCACTTATTATGTCGAGCAAAGTGATGCCTGGTTTTTTGATGGCCACGATTTACATGTCACGGTGAACGATGATTTGCAGGAACTGGATTATTCCTATGAGAAAGAAAGTGCCTGA
- the plsY gene encoding glycerol-3-phosphate 1-O-acyltransferase PlsY, translated as MDTFLPVLLAYLLGSIPSALWIGKIFYKTDIRTKGSGNLGATNTFRTLGAKAGIVVTVLDILKGTAATLIPLYMETNIHPLVFGVIAVVGHMFPLFAKFKGGKAVATSGGILLGYQWPLFLVAVAVLLITLKITKMVSLSSIILAVVAVIYTTIYAIYTGDYLFLAVIVILATFIIYRHRANISRIKAGTEPKIKW; from the coding sequence ATGGATACATTTCTTCCAGTACTTTTAGCTTATTTGCTTGGTTCAATTCCTTCCGCTTTGTGGATCGGGAAAATCTTTTACAAAACGGACATCCGGACAAAAGGAAGCGGCAACCTGGGCGCCACCAACACGTTCCGGACATTGGGCGCCAAAGCCGGAATCGTCGTTACCGTACTGGATATATTGAAAGGGACAGCCGCGACATTGATTCCGCTTTATATGGAGACCAATATCCATCCCTTGGTTTTCGGTGTCATTGCCGTAGTCGGCCATATGTTCCCGCTTTTCGCGAAATTCAAAGGCGGCAAAGCGGTGGCCACGTCCGGCGGCATTCTGCTCGGTTATCAATGGCCCCTCTTTTTAGTGGCGGTGGCTGTGCTTCTCATCACGTTGAAAATCACCAAGATGGTGTCGCTTTCTTCCATCATTTTAGCAGTGGTCGCTGTTATTTATACCACAATATACGCCATTTATACAGGAGATTATCTGTTCCTGGCGGTCATTGTCATCTTGGCAACATTCATCATTTACCGCCACCGCGCCAACATTTCGCGGATTAAAGCAGGTACAGAACCAAAAATCAAATGGTAA
- a CDS encoding CoA-binding protein: protein MNNPSREEIKKILDSAKTIAVVGLSPNPNRTSYMVSEAMQKAGYRIIPVNPAADEVLGEKSYASLTDIPHSVDIVNVFRRSEFLPELAKEFIQLDCPVFWTQLNVVDENVFKDLSDAGYTVIMDRCIKVEHAILK from the coding sequence GTGAACAATCCAAGCCGTGAAGAAATTAAAAAAATCCTTGATTCTGCAAAAACAATCGCAGTCGTGGGGTTAAGCCCCAATCCGAACCGGACTTCCTATATGGTATCAGAAGCCATGCAAAAAGCCGGCTACCGCATTATCCCCGTAAACCCTGCAGCTGATGAAGTATTAGGTGAGAAGAGCTATGCTTCACTGACCGACATTCCGCATTCCGTCGATATCGTCAATGTCTTCAGACGCAGCGAATTTTTGCCGGAACTGGCGAAAGAATTCATTCAACTTGATTGTCCGGTGTTCTGGACACAATTGAATGTCGTGGACGAAAATGTGTTTAAGGACTTGAGCGATGCAGGATACACGGTCATCATGGACCGCTGCATCAAAGTGGAACACGCCATCCTCAAATAA